The following coding sequences are from one Paenibacillus tundrae window:
- a CDS encoding WXG100 family type VII secretion target, with protein sequence MAGRILVTPEQLDQVSNQFKQSGEQSQQIVSTLTQSITSMEGQWEGMTKQRFFQEFQEASKQMQSFVQTLNSISAELTAIANKFRTADQTR encoded by the coding sequence ATGGCAGGACGTATTTTAGTTACCCCAGAACAGCTTGATCAGGTTTCCAACCAATTTAAACAAAGCGGTGAGCAAAGTCAGCAAATCGTATCTACATTGACTCAATCCATCACTAGCATGGAAGGACAATGGGAAGGTATGACGAAGCAACGCTTCTTCCAAGAATTCCAAGAAGCAAGCAAACAAATGCAATCTTTCGTTCAAACGCTTAATAGCATTAGTGCGGAACTGACAGCCATTGCTAACAAATTCCGTACGGCTGACCAAACTCGCTAA
- a CDS encoding vWA domain-containing protein: MNYTIQASQRTPALIIYLIDISASMNMVLENRRRIDVVYDALALAIRQMVFRSTKGNRLTPRYRIAILAYSDDVYDLLNGIKGIDEIAAVGSLPDLTPKRFSDSAKAFLQAEKILQAEIPNMQDCPAPLVCHMTDGVATGEDPEPIAKRIMGMSVPDGNVLVENIFISDHLLETPISEPRRWKGISSETVLQDEHGEKLRNMSSVLPESYREMLVEADYLLAPGALMMLPGTCAELVSIGFQMSAATPVR, encoded by the coding sequence ATGAACTATACAATTCAAGCATCCCAGCGCACACCTGCATTGATTATCTATTTAATTGATATTAGCGCCTCCATGAACATGGTTCTGGAAAATCGTAGACGGATTGATGTGGTCTATGATGCATTGGCTCTAGCCATCCGCCAAATGGTCTTTCGTTCGACCAAAGGCAATCGATTGACACCTCGTTACCGTATTGCCATCCTTGCGTACAGTGATGATGTGTATGACTTGCTTAACGGCATTAAAGGAATCGACGAAATTGCTGCCGTTGGTTCGTTGCCTGACCTTACACCTAAGCGGTTCTCGGATTCGGCCAAAGCTTTTCTACAAGCGGAGAAGATTCTTCAGGCTGAGATTCCTAATATGCAGGACTGTCCAGCACCGCTCGTTTGCCATATGACAGATGGCGTGGCTACAGGTGAAGATCCCGAGCCGATCGCTAAACGAATCATGGGCATGAGTGTTCCAGATGGCAATGTGCTGGTGGAGAATATCTTCATATCCGATCACTTGCTGGAAACTCCGATCTCGGAGCCAAGACGTTGGAAAGGGATCTCTTCAGAAACGGTGCTGCAGGATGAACATGGGGAGAAGCTACGGAATATGTCTTCCGTGTTGCCAGAGAGTTACCGTGAGATGCTAGTTGAAGCCGATTATCTGCTTGCCCCTGGTGCGTTGATGATGCTTCCAGGTACGTGTGCAGAACTGGTATCCATCGGCTTTCAGATGTCCGCTGCTACGCCTGTTAGATAG